AGGAGAGGCTTTAACCAGCGGggggactgatcgaggaggggctttaacctgcggggagactgatcgaggaggggctttcacCAGCAGAGAAACTCATCGAGGAgaggctttaaccagcggggagactgatcgaggatgggctttaaccagcggggagactgatcgaggaggggctttaacctgcggggagactgatcgaagaggggctttaacctgcggggagactgatcgGGGAGAGGCTTTAAcaagcggggagactgatcgaggaggggcttttcacagcgggGAGCCTGATCGAGGAGGGGCATCATTCAGCGGGGAGActtatcgaggaggggctttaaccaggggggagactgatcgaggattgGCTTTAACCAgcagggagactgatcgaggaggggcttttaccagcggggagactgatcgaggaggggctttaaccagcagagagactggtagaggaggggctttaaccaacggggagactgatcgaggatggGCTTTGACCAgcagggagactgatcgaggaggggctttgaccAGCGGGGCGACTGATcggggaggggctttaaccagcggggagactgatcgaggatgggctttaaccagcagagagactggtcgaggaggggctttaaccagcgacGAGACTGATCGAAGAGGGGCTTTAACCTGCGGGGAGActcatcgaggaggggctttaacctgcggggagactgatcgaagaggggctttaacctgcggggagactcatcgaggaggggctttaaccagcggggacactgatcgaggaggggctttaaccagtggGGAGGCTGATCGAGGAAGGGCTTTGACCAGATGGGGcagtgatcgaggaggggctttgaccagcggggagactgatcgtggaggggctttaaccagcggggagactgatcgaggaggggctttaaccagcggggaggcTGATCGAGGAAGGGCTTTGACCAGATGGgacactgatcgaggaggggctttgacctgcggggagactgatcgTGGAGGGGCTTTGACCAGCGGTGAGACTGATCGTGGAGGGGCTTTGACCTGCggagagactgatcgaggaggggctttgacctgcggggagactgatcgaggaggggctttgacctgctgggagactgatcgaggaggggctttgacctgcggggagactgatcgaggaggggctttgaccagcggggagactgatcgaggagcggATTTAACtaacggggagactgatcgaggagcggATTTAACAAATGGGGAGAGTGGTCCTGAAGGGGCTTGAATCAAGGGTAGAGTGGTCGATGAGGGGCTTGAATCAGCAAGGAGAGTTGTCGAGGAGGGGCTTGAATCAGCGGGATCTATGATCAAGGATGGGTCTTAACTAGTGGGACTTTGATCGAGGAGCTGTCTGGGCTGTCGCAGCTGTCTGGGCTGTCGGAGCTGTCTGGGCTGTCGGAGCTGTCTGGGCTGTCGGAGCTGTCTGGGCTGTCGGAGCTGTCTGGGCTGTCGGAGCTGTCTGGGCTGTCGGAGCTGTCTGGGCTGTCGGAGCTGTCTGGGCTGTCGGAGCTGTCTGGGCTGTCGGAGCTGTCTGGGCTGTCGGAGCTGTCTGGGCTGTCGGAGCTGTCGGAGCTGTCTGGGCTGTCGGAGCTGTCTGGGCTGTCGGAGCTGTCTGGGCTGTCGGAGCTGTCTGGGCTGTCGGAGCTGTCTGGGCTGTCGGAGCTGTCTGGGCTGTCGGAGCTGTCTGGGCTGTCGGAGCTGTCTGGGCTGTCGGAGCTGTCTGGGCTGTCGGAGCTTTCTTGATGGAGGGACCATCAAGAGGTGAAGGTGTTAGCCACTGAGGCAAGAATTATTGTCACGGGTCAACACGGAGAAAAGTCTAGCACAGAGCGCTCCAGAATCCACAGGACAAATAGAGTCACTGCTCCCGACACACCAGAGCAGCGTCACACCATGCCAAGACATGCCTTCAAAACAGACCGCCTGCAAATCCAAGACATTTCATGCTCAATACCACAACTCCCCCAAAAAAAGACTTTTCCCGCTCAATAACACCACAACTCCCAAAAAAAAAACAAGACATTTCCCGCTCAATAACACCACGACTCCCAAAAAAACAAGACATTTCCCGCTCAATAACACCACGACTCCCAAAAAACAagacatttcctgctcaataacacCAAAGGTCTCAAAACTCTACGGCATTTCCCACCCATAAACACCACAGCACCCAAAAGAACCATTGTCCAAACTTTCCTTCTAAGAGAGGCATCCTACTCAAGCGGCCATCGTGCTGAATGATCCAACACAATTGGCAGCTCTCAACTCCTCTGTGACATCAACATGACCCTCTGTTACCCATTCAACAGAAAACAATAGGGCAAGGGGAGCGGGTAGTGGGGCAGGGCAGGGTCTATGGAGGTGGAGTGGGATGAGGGGGAGACAATGTGACGGGGGCATATTGCGAGCCGGGTAatgggttgggtgggtgggagagaggggcaaGGAGACACGGGACCACATGCACTATCCCCCCTGCAGCACAGGTGACCAGACAGTCTGACACAGAGGACTCGGGGATGGCGGCGCGATGCACAAGTCAAGCTTCTGCTCCTCACACCGAGCACACATGGCTCCCCCATGCTCACTGACATGGCTGGGAAATATTGGGCGGGTGGGTGGGCAGAGGCACTAAGAACAGCCCTTACCACACTGGCTCACGTCTGACGGGATGCTTGCAAGTCAACAAATGGAGTCAGATCACTTCATGATAAATATATAAACTGTTTAATGATTTTGGCTGTCAAATCTCCTGTCCAACGACACTGGGAGTTGCAGTGTCATGCAGGAGGACTCGTTCCCTCAGCAGCAGCAGGCCAGCGATGGAGTCAGACAGGCATTTCAGTAGCACAGGTGGTGAGTCGAGTCGGAGGAGCAGCCCACCAGCTCTAGAATGGCACTGCTCACAAAGAGGGCGGCAAAGGTAGCCACCAGTGCCCGGGCCACTGCCAGCAGGCGGCCCAGGTCAAAGCGTCGGCGATGTGGCACAGCGGGCAGATCCAAGCGGAAGGCAGAGGCCTGGCGACCATTGACCAGACAGCGGTACAGACCGCGGTCCGAAGCGGCCACCCGGGCAATGTGGTAGGTGGCACCCCCAGTGAGAGGATCGAGCGAATGGGCGGCGTTGCCCCGGCGCCGAAGCAACCCCAGCCGGGTGAGAGGCACCCCGTCCCGCTGCCAGGACACAGGGACATGGATGGAGGCCCCCAGGCAGGCCAGCTCCGTGCTCTGCCCCGGCCGGGCCAGCCGGGTCTGGGTGGGCGGGTGGGCCGGGCGGGGGAGCAGAGGGCAGTTCACCTGGCACACCTCCACCCTCAACTCGGGGCCGTGGTGGGGGAGCTCCACCCCCAGCAGCCCACAGGGCACGGCCAGACCCTCAGGAGTGGAGGCTGCCCGGGCATAGCAGTAGCCCAATCGCTTGCGCTCACCTGGGGCACCGCACCTGTCGCAGGCCTGCCAGGGGCCCCAGCTGGTGAAGAGCTGAGCCAGCTGGGGGACGGTGAGCTTGGCCAGAACCCCCTGGCCGAGGCTGGCGTGGGAGACGTGGAGACGGGTGGCATCCTGCACCTCTACCTGGTAGCATGCCAGTGTGCGCCCACCATCCTTGCACACGTACAGGCCCGAGTCGCCCACCCAGGCAGGCCGGATCTCCAACTGGTCCCAGTGCACCCGGCTGCGTAGCTTCAGCTCCTTGAGGGGCCCCCGGTAGTAGCGGGCAGCCCAGGGCCCCGCGATGGTGCGAGCCTTCCCCGCAGTCAGCACGCTGCCGTTAATGTACTGCCAGTAGATACGGCCGCTCCTCTGTCCGCCCGGGCATCTCAGGATCAAAGGGTTGTGCGAGATGAACGGCAGCTGAATCCAGGGGACGGCCGGCGTACCCGACTCCTCCAACAACTTGGGAACGGTGCCAAAGATGGCCAGGACAGCCAGGCAAAGCAGCACTGGAACTTGGCCAGTCATTGCAGGCGCCTCAAAGCTCTGCTGAAGGCCCTGACATCAAACcagcccccacaccaccaccccggcCTTCAGCCCCCGGATTGTGACATCAGTGCTGACAGTGCCTATTCTCATCCTCATCTTCAAATCCCTCGCTGCCCCAATCTTCCCGGCCAGTCTCAGTCATCTTCTCTCACCCCAGTAACCCTCAGAGTTTCCATCAGATTGTTACTTCATGGAAGTCAAgtacttttgttctttgttcttactgcTGGGCAAAGCTGGCATTTGTTCCTTAATCGACCTTGAACTGAGGGGCCTGCTCGTCCAAAGAGGGCGAGGTTACCATGTTTGGgatggaggtggggttgggggggggggggggggggggggggggggagctgtagaAGGTTACAAATAGGGAGGGacatagggtctggaggaggttacagagatagggagagttgttggggctggaggaggtttcagaggcagggagtcgtggagaggctggaggagattttAGAGATcgagagtgttgtaggggctggaggaggtttgacATCAcgggggttgtcggggctggtggaggtttgACATCACGGGGGTTGTCAGGGCTGGTGGAGGTTTGACATCAcgggggttgtcggggctggaggaggtttgacATCACGGGGGTTGTCGGGGCTAGTGGAGGTTTGACATCACGGGGTTGTCGGGGCTAGTGGAGGTTTGACATCACGGGGTTGTCGGGGCTAGTGGAGGTTTGACATCACGGGGTTGTCGGGGCTAGTGGAGGTTTGACATCACGGGGGTTGTCAGGGCTGGTGGAGGTTTGACATCACGGGGTTGTCGGGGCTAGTGGAGGTTTGACATCAcgggggttgtcggggctggtggaggtttgACATCACGGGGTTGTCGGGGCTAGTGGAGGTTTGACATCACGGGGTTGTCGGGGCTAGTGGAGGTTTGACATCACGGGGGTTGTCAGGGCTGGTGGAGGTTTGACATCACGGGGGTTGTCAGGGCTGGTGGAGGTTTGACATCAcgggggttgtcggggctggtggaggtttgACATCACGAGCGTTGTCGGGGCTAGTGGAGGTTTGACATCACGGGGTTGTCGGGGCTAGTGGAGGTTTGACATCACGGGGTTGTCGGGGCTAGTGGAGGTTTGACATCAcgggggttgtcggggctggtggaggtttgACATCACGGGGGTTGTCAGGGCTGGTGGAGGTTTGACATCAcgggggttgtcggggctggtggaggtttgACATCAcgggggttgtcggggctggtggaggtttgACATCACGAGGGTTGTCGGGGCTAGTGGAGGTTTGACATCACGGGGTTGTCGGGGCTAGTGGAAGTTTGACATCACGGGGTTGTCGGGGCTAGTGGAGGTTTGACATCACGGGGGTTGTCAGGGCTGGTGGAGGTTTGA
The window above is part of the Scyliorhinus torazame isolate Kashiwa2021f chromosome 12, sScyTor2.1, whole genome shotgun sequence genome. Proteins encoded here:
- the LOC140387240 gene encoding protein FAM187B-like → MTGQVPVLLCLAVLAIFGTVPKLLEESGTPAVPWIQLPFISHNPLILRCPGGQRSGRIYWQYINGSVLTAGKARTIAGPWAARYYRGPLKELKLRSRVHWDQLEIRPAWVGDSGLYVCKDGGRTLACYQVEVQDATRLHVSHASLGQGVLAKLTVPQLAQLFTSWGPWQACDRCGAPGERKRLGYCYARAASTPEGLAVPCGLLGVELPHHGPELRVEVCQVNCPLLPRPAHPPTQTRLARPGQSTELACLGASIHVPVSWQRDGVPLTRLGLLRRRGNAAHSLDPLTGGATYHIARVAASDRGLYRCLVNGRQASAFRLDLPAVPHRRRFDLGRLLAVARALVATFAALFVSSAILELVGCSSDSTHHLCY